One window of Novosphingobium sp. 9U genomic DNA carries:
- a CDS encoding dihydrodipicolinate reductase, with protein MTERRKYRVIQWATGNVGSRALRSVIEHPEMELVGLWVSSEGKVGKDAGELAGLGSETGVKATNSAADLIALDADCVLYMRQGTDWDELVSILASGKNVVTTRGDFHHPGTIEPANRKRIEDACQQGGTSIYSTGSSPGFVTEALTIPLLSLARRHDLITIDEYADVSSRDSPEMLFQIMGFGEPVGPYDQRRAEHLKGDFGSSLSQIGEAIGLPIDEIEAFGELSGTKETLHIAAGTVEAGTVGAMRTTITCKHQGRSVLRFRANWYVTTDIQDEGWNLRDSGWRIQTEGDTPVLVDIHFPVPEEDYAAFTPGLTAHRPVNAIAAVCAAEPGIRTTVDLPQIVPVFA; from the coding sequence ATGACCGAACGCCGCAAGTACCGCGTGATCCAGTGGGCGACCGGAAACGTCGGCAGCCGCGCGTTGCGCAGCGTGATCGAGCATCCTGAGATGGAGCTCGTCGGCCTGTGGGTCAGTTCCGAGGGCAAGGTCGGCAAGGACGCCGGCGAACTGGCAGGCCTCGGTAGCGAGACCGGGGTCAAGGCCACCAACTCGGCGGCAGACCTGATCGCGCTCGATGCGGACTGCGTGCTCTACATGCGCCAGGGCACCGACTGGGACGAGCTGGTGTCGATCCTGGCGTCGGGCAAGAACGTCGTGACCACGCGTGGCGACTTCCACCATCCCGGGACGATCGAGCCGGCCAATCGCAAGCGTATCGAAGACGCCTGCCAGCAGGGCGGAACCTCGATCTACAGCACCGGCTCGAGCCCTGGCTTCGTTACCGAGGCGCTGACCATTCCGCTGCTGTCGCTCGCGCGCCGGCATGACCTCATCACCATCGACGAGTACGCCGACGTCTCGAGTCGCGACTCGCCCGAAATGCTGTTCCAGATCATGGGTTTCGGCGAACCCGTCGGCCCTTACGACCAACGCCGGGCCGAGCACCTGAAGGGCGACTTCGGCAGCTCGCTCTCGCAGATCGGCGAAGCCATCGGCCTGCCGATCGACGAGATCGAGGCGTTCGGCGAACTCTCCGGCACCAAGGAGACGCTCCACATCGCCGCCGGTACGGTCGAGGCGGGCACGGTGGGCGCAATGCGGACGACGATCACCTGCAAGCACCAGGGTCGCTCGGTGCTTCGCTTCCGCGCCAACTGGTACGTCACCACCGATATTCAGGACGAAGGCTGGAACCTGCGCGATTCGGGCTGGCGCATCCAGACCGAAGGCGACACGCCGGTGCTGGTCGACATTCACTTCCCGGTGCCCGAGGAGGACTATGCCGCGTTCACACCGGGTCTGACCGCGCACCGCCCGGTCAATGCCATCGCCGCAGTGTGCGCAGCGGAGCCGGGCATCCGGACCACGGTGGACCTGCCGCAGATCGTGCCGGTATTTGCTTGA